The following proteins come from a genomic window of Solwaraspora sp. WMMA2065:
- a CDS encoding DUF3152 domain-containing protein — protein MHDRRRVTEEPDRRPGNRPDRQGPDRQRDHRPERRRAARRRRRRAGALILVTMAAALIVTDVLRAGSGATGLLAAAVHEPGPGGGVAPAGSAPSDGAGLPPAPSPASYPETGPGTFGYLTGTGPLLGWAGELRRFRVAVEDGTGQRVDEFAAIVDATLGDGRSWIASRQFRLQRVSRVDAAEFTIYLATPGTSEQMCALGGLTTEKYTSCRLPGQVIINLARWLEAVPHYDGTLAEYRAYVINHEVGHQFGMGHELCPAPGRPAPVMQQQTYGMQGCVANGWPYLDGERYTGPPMT, from the coding sequence ATGCACGACCGACGACGAGTCACCGAGGAGCCGGACCGCCGGCCGGGCAACCGGCCGGACCGCCAGGGGCCGGACCGTCAGCGGGATCACCGGCCGGAGCGTCGACGGGCGGCGCGTCGCCGACGTCGCCGGGCCGGGGCACTCATCCTGGTGACGATGGCGGCGGCGCTGATCGTCACCGACGTCCTACGAGCCGGTTCCGGCGCCACCGGGCTGCTGGCGGCGGCGGTACACGAGCCCGGCCCCGGCGGCGGGGTGGCACCCGCCGGCAGCGCACCGTCGGACGGCGCCGGTCTGCCACCGGCCCCGTCGCCAGCCAGCTACCCGGAGACCGGGCCGGGTACGTTCGGCTACCTCACCGGAACCGGCCCGCTGCTCGGCTGGGCCGGGGAACTCCGCCGGTTCCGGGTCGCCGTCGAGGACGGGACCGGTCAGCGCGTCGACGAGTTCGCGGCGATCGTCGACGCGACGCTCGGCGACGGACGCAGTTGGATCGCCTCCCGGCAGTTCCGGCTGCAGCGGGTGTCCCGGGTCGACGCCGCCGAGTTCACCATCTACCTGGCCACCCCGGGCACCTCGGAGCAGATGTGCGCGCTCGGTGGGCTGACCACCGAGAAGTACACCTCGTGCCGGCTGCCCGGTCAGGTGATTATCAATCTGGCACGTTGGCTGGAGGCGGTGCCGCATTACGACGGGACACTCGCCGAGTACCGCGCCTACGTGATCAACCACGAGGTCGGTCACCAGTTCGGCATGGGCCACGAATTGTGCCCGGCACCCGGCCGCCCCGCTCCGGTGATGCAGCAGCAGACGTACGGGATGCAGGGCTGTGTGGCCAACGGCTGGCCGTACCTGGACGGCGAGCGGTACACCGGACCACCGATGACCTGA
- a CDS encoding prenyltransferase/squalene oxidase repeat-containing protein codes for MDAAIGFVVAHGDTVDRARLSWLRTGTAPQPDALTSAEVGQAPDGGWPAFWAGDVASVDATCFRLAELDDLGALDRPPARKALDWLAGRQRADGSWEEDESLAAEAPDWARPGDPEATYYLTANAGYWLSVADTDGAGDPGHRAAAQRAAHYLAAQMRPDGTWPSYLLAGWLAAATLYRQTMFYESARMQVVLNDRLATMAPGDVAQLAAALRRAGLADDDWLLTNARRRLAATQRSDGGWDSDAGDPFEVHVVLAAIRACR; via the coding sequence ATGGATGCCGCCATCGGGTTCGTCGTCGCGCACGGCGACACCGTGGACCGGGCCCGGCTGTCCTGGTTGCGGACCGGGACCGCCCCGCAGCCCGACGCACTCACCAGCGCCGAGGTCGGGCAGGCACCGGACGGCGGCTGGCCCGCCTTCTGGGCCGGCGACGTCGCCTCGGTCGACGCCACCTGCTTCCGGCTCGCCGAACTGGACGACCTCGGTGCGCTCGACCGGCCACCGGCCCGCAAGGCGCTCGACTGGCTGGCCGGCCGGCAACGGGCCGACGGCAGCTGGGAAGAGGACGAGAGCCTGGCCGCCGAGGCACCCGACTGGGCACGGCCCGGCGACCCGGAAGCCACCTACTACCTGACCGCCAACGCCGGCTACTGGCTGAGCGTCGCCGACACCGACGGCGCCGGCGACCCCGGCCACCGCGCCGCCGCACAGCGCGCCGCCCACTACCTGGCTGCCCAGATGCGCCCGGACGGCACCTGGCCGTCGTACCTGCTGGCCGGCTGGCTGGCCGCCGCCACCCTCTACCGGCAGACCATGTTCTACGAGTCGGCCCGGATGCAGGTGGTGCTCAACGACCGGCTCGCCACCATGGCTCCCGGCGACGTCGCCCAGCTGGCCGCCGCGCTACGCCGGGCCGGCCTGGCCGACGACGACTGGCTGCTCACCAACGCCCGCCGTCGGCTGGCCGCCACCCAGCGCAGCGACGGAGGCTGGGACAGCGACGCGGGCGACCCGTTCGAGGTGCACGTCGTCCTGGCCGCGATCCGCGCCTGCCGCTGA
- a CDS encoding glutamate-5-semialdehyde dehydrogenase — protein sequence MSVTEQAKRARVAADELVTATRAAKDAGLLAMADALVARTAEIVAANAADLDAGRANGLSTAILDRLALNEKRIEDMAQALREMAGLADPVGEVVRGSTLPNGLELRQVRVPFGVVGIIYEARPNVTVDAAGICLKSGNAALLRGSSSAAHSNAILVEVLRDALAGVGLPADAVQLLDASSRDSVKELMRARGLVDVLIPRGGADLIRTVVEESTVPVIETGVGNCHVYVDAAADLDKALAVAVNSKTQRLSTCNTAESLLVHVDVAAAFLPKLLKELRNANVTVHGTPEVAAFSADVVPATDDDFATEYLSADISVAVVDSLDAAVTHIKRYGTGHTEAIVTDSASAAREFVARVDAAAVMVNASTRFTDGGQFGFGAEIGISTQKLHARGPMGLPELTSTKYVVTGDGHLRG from the coding sequence ATGAGCGTGACCGAGCAGGCCAAGCGGGCGCGGGTGGCCGCCGACGAGCTGGTCACCGCGACCCGGGCGGCCAAGGACGCCGGGTTGCTGGCGATGGCCGATGCGCTCGTCGCCCGTACCGCCGAGATCGTGGCCGCGAACGCGGCCGACCTGGACGCCGGACGGGCCAACGGCCTGTCGACGGCGATCCTGGACCGCCTCGCGCTCAATGAGAAGCGCATTGAGGACATGGCGCAGGCGTTGCGGGAGATGGCCGGGCTGGCCGACCCGGTCGGCGAGGTGGTGCGCGGTTCGACGCTGCCGAACGGTCTGGAACTGCGGCAGGTGCGGGTGCCGTTCGGGGTGGTCGGCATCATCTACGAGGCGCGGCCGAACGTGACCGTCGACGCCGCCGGGATCTGCCTGAAGTCGGGCAACGCGGCGCTGCTGCGCGGCTCGTCGTCGGCGGCGCACTCCAACGCGATCCTCGTCGAGGTGCTGCGGGACGCACTGGCCGGCGTCGGACTGCCGGCCGACGCGGTGCAGCTGCTGGACGCCTCGTCGCGCGACTCGGTCAAGGAGCTGATGCGGGCGCGCGGCCTGGTCGACGTGCTGATTCCGCGCGGCGGGGCGGACCTGATCCGCACCGTGGTCGAGGAGTCGACGGTGCCGGTGATCGAGACCGGCGTCGGCAACTGCCACGTGTACGTCGACGCCGCCGCCGACCTGGACAAGGCCCTCGCCGTGGCGGTCAACTCGAAGACGCAGCGGCTGTCGACCTGCAACACCGCCGAGTCGCTGCTGGTGCACGTGGACGTGGCGGCGGCGTTCCTGCCGAAGCTGCTGAAGGAACTGCGGAACGCGAATGTGACCGTGCACGGCACCCCGGAGGTCGCGGCGTTCTCGGCCGACGTGGTGCCGGCCACCGACGACGACTTCGCCACCGAGTACCTGTCGGCGGACATCTCAGTCGCCGTCGTCGACTCACTCGACGCGGCGGTGACGCACATCAAGCGGTACGGCACCGGGCACACCGAGGCGATCGTCACCGACTCGGCGAGCGCCGCCCGTGAGTTCGTCGCCCGGGTCGACGCGGCCGCGGTGATGGTGAACGCGTCGACCCGGTTCACCGACGGCGGGCAGTTCGGCTTCGGCGCGGAGATCGGCATCTCCACGCAGAAGCTGCACGCCCGTGGGCCGATGGGGCTGCCGGAGCTGACCTCGACGAAGTACGTGGTCACCGGCGACGGCCACCTGCGCGGGTAA
- the moeZ gene encoding adenylyltransferase/sulfurtransferase MoeZ, translating into MSLPPLVEPAAELTVDEIRRYSRHLIIPDVGVDGQKRLKNAKVLCVGAGGLGSPALMYLAAAGVGTLGIVDFDTVDESNLQRQIIHGQSDIGRSKAESAASSVREINPYVNIQIHDVSLDNDNVFDIFGQYDLILDGTDNFATRYLVNDACVLLGKPYVWGSIYRFDGQVSVFWDQHGPNYRDLYPEPPPPGMVPSCAEGGVLGVLCASIGSIMVTEAIKLITGIGDPLLGRLMVYDALEMTYRVIKIRKDPNGEPITGLIDYDDFCGAVSTEAEEAVVDSTITARELKDWQDAGKDFFLIDVREPAEYEIVKIPGSTLIPKGEFLNGEALAKLPQGRQIVLHCKSGVRSAEALAAVKAAGFADAVHVQGGVLSWVKQIDPSLPSY; encoded by the coding sequence GTGTCGTTGCCCCCGCTCGTCGAACCCGCCGCCGAGCTGACCGTCGATGAGATCCGCCGCTACTCGCGGCACCTCATCATCCCGGATGTCGGGGTCGACGGCCAGAAACGCCTCAAGAACGCCAAGGTGCTCTGCGTGGGCGCCGGCGGGCTCGGCTCACCCGCCCTGATGTACCTGGCCGCGGCCGGTGTCGGGACGCTGGGCATCGTCGACTTCGACACCGTCGACGAGTCGAACCTGCAGCGTCAGATCATCCACGGCCAGTCGGACATCGGCCGGTCCAAGGCCGAGTCGGCCGCCTCGTCGGTGCGGGAGATCAACCCGTACGTCAACATCCAGATCCACGACGTGTCGCTGGACAACGACAACGTCTTCGACATCTTCGGCCAGTACGACCTGATCCTCGACGGCACCGACAACTTCGCCACCCGCTACCTGGTCAACGACGCCTGCGTACTGCTCGGCAAGCCGTACGTGTGGGGGTCGATCTACCGGTTCGACGGCCAGGTCAGCGTCTTCTGGGACCAGCACGGCCCGAACTACCGGGACCTCTACCCGGAGCCGCCGCCGCCCGGCATGGTGCCGTCCTGCGCCGAGGGCGGCGTGCTCGGCGTGCTCTGCGCCTCGATCGGGTCGATCATGGTCACCGAGGCGATCAAGCTGATCACCGGCATCGGTGATCCGCTGCTCGGTCGGCTGATGGTCTACGACGCCCTGGAGATGACCTACCGGGTCATCAAGATCCGCAAGGACCCGAACGGCGAGCCGATCACCGGCCTGATCGACTACGACGACTTCTGCGGCGCGGTGTCGACCGAGGCCGAGGAGGCGGTCGTCGACTCCACCATCACCGCCCGCGAGCTGAAGGACTGGCAGGACGCCGGCAAGGACTTCTTCCTGATCGACGTCCGGGAGCCGGCCGAGTACGAGATCGTCAAGATCCCCGGCTCGACGTTGATCCCCAAGGGCGAGTTCCTCAACGGCGAGGCCCTGGCGAAGCTGCCGCAGGGCCGGCAGATCGTGCTGCACTGCAAGTCCGGCGTACGGTCGGCCGAGGCCCTTGCCGCGGTCAAGGCCGCCGGCTTCGCCGACGCCGTGCACGTCCAGGGCGGGGTGCTCTCCTGGGTCAAGCAGATCGACCCGTCGCTGCCCAGCTACTGA
- a CDS encoding DUF559 domain-containing protein yields MARPVKVPRELTVEPFAGSQAVAAGLLTKRMLAGPTWRRLLHDVYVHADAYHPNDHRMWCLAVAVRLPPVATIYGLSAAFLWGVDLLPHKGTVPAPVHVAVPSKARPDPHPRIRYANLALDWEHDVTSLTGIPITTGVRTAFDLGRRLPRADALVALDALLRRRTCTKAQLSAYVDAHPGLRQVKQLRDLLNLAEPLSESPMESRLRLLLHDAGLPKPTPQFKVVTPTTSSTDSTGSGKFIARVDLAYPQWRIAIEYEGDHHREQTTFRKDVYRFNALRAAGWLALRFTADDVLRRSEQIPQTVRQAIAERAG; encoded by the coding sequence ATGGCCCGCCCCGTCAAGGTGCCCCGCGAGTTGACCGTCGAACCGTTCGCCGGCAGCCAGGCAGTCGCCGCCGGCCTGCTCACCAAGCGGATGCTCGCCGGCCCGACCTGGCGCCGCCTGCTCCACGACGTCTACGTGCATGCCGACGCGTACCACCCGAACGACCACCGGATGTGGTGCCTCGCCGTCGCGGTCCGTCTCCCACCCGTCGCGACTATCTACGGACTGAGCGCCGCCTTCCTCTGGGGCGTCGACTTGCTGCCGCACAAGGGCACGGTGCCAGCACCCGTGCACGTCGCCGTACCGAGCAAGGCTCGACCGGACCCGCACCCCCGCATCCGGTACGCCAACCTGGCCCTCGACTGGGAGCATGACGTCACTTCCCTCACCGGGATACCCATCACCACCGGGGTCCGGACCGCCTTCGACCTGGGTAGGAGGCTGCCAAGGGCCGACGCGCTCGTCGCCCTGGACGCGCTCCTGCGCCGCCGGACCTGCACCAAGGCCCAACTGTCGGCGTACGTCGACGCCCACCCGGGGCTACGGCAGGTCAAGCAACTCCGCGACCTGCTGAACCTCGCTGAGCCGTTGAGCGAGTCACCGATGGAGAGCCGGCTCCGGCTGCTGCTGCACGACGCCGGCCTGCCGAAGCCCACCCCGCAGTTCAAAGTCGTCACCCCGACGACCAGCTCAACAGACTCAACAGGTAGCGGGAAGTTCATCGCCCGGGTCGACCTCGCGTACCCGCAGTGGCGCATCGCCATCGAGTACGAAGGCGACCATCACCGGGAGCAAACCACCTTCCGCAAGGACGTGTACCGGTTCAACGCTTTGCGGGCCGCCGGTTGGCTGGCGCTACGCTTCACCGCCGACGACGTACTCCGGCGAAGCGAACAAATCCCCCAAACAGTACGGCAGGCGATCGCCGAGCGGGCCGGGTGA
- a CDS encoding DivIVA domain-containing protein has product MRELWRRWRLRRQRRKMAGAPPRDWPNGSGGYRVPADGRGRNQRPAAYRPIRPWQIRSHRFPTVTRKAHGPGLDPGEVAAFLERVAHDLGVVYAELDRTYEQNDRIKDALRRWQTSQARAAQATVNLPAWTGAGTTTRYAGQS; this is encoded by the coding sequence ATGCGAGAGCTCTGGCGACGCTGGCGGCTGCGCCGGCAACGCCGCAAGATGGCCGGCGCGCCACCACGCGACTGGCCGAACGGCAGCGGCGGCTACCGCGTACCCGCCGATGGTCGCGGCCGCAACCAGCGGCCTGCCGCGTACCGGCCGATCCGGCCCTGGCAGATCCGCAGCCACCGCTTCCCGACCGTCACCCGCAAGGCCCACGGACCCGGCCTCGACCCCGGCGAAGTCGCCGCCTTCCTCGAACGGGTCGCCCACGACCTCGGCGTCGTCTACGCCGAGCTTGACCGCACCTACGAGCAGAACGACCGGATCAAGGACGCGCTCCGCCGCTGGCAGACCAGCCAGGCCCGCGCCGCGCAGGCCACCGTCAACCTGCCCGCCTGGACCGGTGCCGGCACCACCACCAGGTACGCGGGGCAGTCGTGA
- a CDS encoding DUF3152 domain-containing protein: MSDRRTRPTRRDHPSGARSRSAHRRQRRDASRTRRRQLRWPVLAAVLVTVLGLAAIGFALPRVGVGGDRDAVAAPPGDTTAATPSAEPPPTTGPPPTTAPPAPVLRLSGTAPSAGSGEFDFSTKQGKIAGRSGTLRRYRVAVEIGSEEDVEAFGDAVEKLLSDERSWIGGGQLRLQRVPDQAGHDFTVYLATAQTAARMCQAGWVDIRIDGEPYTSCRAQGQAIINLDRWRFSVDHYVSGEVPLDVYRAYVINHEVGHELGHGHERCPGEGEPAPVMMPQTLFLNGCVANPWPFLAGERYAGPPL, encoded by the coding sequence ATGTCCGACCGCCGTACCCGCCCGACCCGCCGTGACCACCCGTCCGGGGCACGGAGCCGGTCGGCGCACCGCCGGCAGCGGCGGGATGCGTCGCGTACCCGTCGGCGGCAGCTGCGGTGGCCGGTGCTGGCGGCGGTGCTGGTGACCGTGCTCGGGCTGGCGGCGATCGGGTTCGCGTTGCCCCGGGTCGGAGTGGGCGGCGATCGGGACGCGGTGGCCGCGCCACCCGGCGACACCACGGCGGCGACACCCAGCGCCGAACCGCCCCCGACGACCGGCCCGCCACCGACCACCGCGCCACCCGCGCCGGTGCTGCGGCTGTCCGGCACGGCACCGTCGGCCGGCAGCGGCGAGTTCGACTTCAGCACCAAGCAGGGGAAGATCGCTGGCCGGTCCGGCACCCTGCGCCGCTACCGGGTGGCCGTGGAGATCGGCTCCGAGGAGGACGTCGAGGCGTTCGGTGACGCGGTGGAGAAGCTGCTCTCCGACGAACGGAGCTGGATCGGCGGCGGTCAGCTGCGCCTGCAGCGGGTGCCGGACCAGGCCGGCCACGACTTCACGGTCTACCTGGCCACGGCGCAGACCGCCGCCCGGATGTGCCAGGCCGGCTGGGTGGACATACGGATCGACGGCGAGCCGTACACCTCGTGTCGGGCGCAGGGCCAGGCAATCATCAACCTGGACCGCTGGCGGTTCTCGGTCGACCACTACGTCAGCGGTGAGGTCCCGCTCGACGTCTACCGGGCGTACGTGATCAATCACGAGGTCGGCCACGAGCTGGGCCACGGCCACGAGCGCTGTCCGGGTGAGGGCGAGCCGGCCCCGGTGATGATGCCGCAGACGCTGTTCCTCAACGGATGTGTGGCCAACCCGTGGCCGTTCCTGGCCGGTGAGCGGTACGCCGGTCCGCCGCTGTGA
- the proB gene encoding glutamate 5-kinase produces the protein MRAAVTQAKRVVVKIGSSSLTTAGGGLDGDRVDALADVLASLTAQGREVVLVSSGAIAAGLAPLGLTRRPNDLATQQAAASVGQGLLIGRYAASLARHGLTTGQVLLTVDDVTRRVHYRNAYRTLRKLLDLGAIPIVNENDTVATDEIRFGDNDRLAALVAALVHADLLVLLSDVDALYTGDPAKPASERITEVRDAADLAGVAIGKAGRAGVGTGGMVTKVEAARIATGFGIPVVLTAAPLAAEALRGEAVGTLFHRVERRPAARLFWLAHATAPRGRLHLDPGAVQAVVARRKSLLPAGITAVDGTFTAGDPVDLVDAAGAPVARGLVNYDAVELPTLLGRSTGELAAALGPGYEREVVHRDDLVLL, from the coding sequence GTGCGTGCCGCAGTTACCCAGGCGAAGCGGGTCGTCGTCAAGATTGGCTCCTCCTCCCTCACGACAGCGGGCGGCGGCCTGGACGGCGACCGGGTCGACGCCCTCGCCGACGTCCTCGCCTCCCTCACGGCGCAGGGCAGGGAGGTTGTGCTCGTCTCCTCCGGGGCGATCGCGGCCGGGCTCGCGCCACTCGGGCTGACCCGACGCCCGAATGACCTGGCCACCCAGCAGGCGGCGGCCAGCGTCGGGCAGGGGCTGCTGATCGGCCGGTACGCCGCCAGCCTGGCCCGGCACGGTCTGACGACCGGCCAGGTGCTGCTCACCGTCGACGACGTGACGAGGCGGGTGCACTACCGCAACGCGTACCGGACGTTGCGCAAGCTGCTCGACCTCGGCGCGATCCCGATCGTCAACGAGAACGACACCGTCGCCACCGACGAGATCCGGTTCGGCGACAACGACCGGCTGGCCGCCCTGGTCGCCGCCCTGGTCCACGCCGACCTGCTGGTGCTGCTCTCCGACGTCGACGCGCTCTACACCGGCGACCCGGCGAAGCCGGCCAGTGAACGGATCACCGAGGTACGCGACGCCGCCGACCTGGCCGGGGTGGCGATCGGCAAGGCCGGGCGGGCCGGGGTCGGCACCGGCGGCATGGTGACCAAGGTCGAGGCGGCCCGGATCGCCACCGGCTTCGGTATCCCGGTGGTCCTCACCGCCGCCCCGCTCGCCGCCGAAGCACTGCGCGGTGAAGCGGTCGGCACCCTGTTCCACCGGGTGGAGCGCCGGCCCGCTGCCCGGCTGTTCTGGCTGGCGCACGCCACCGCACCCCGTGGCCGACTGCACCTGGACCCCGGCGCGGTGCAGGCGGTGGTGGCCCGCCGCAAGTCGCTGCTGCCGGCCGGGATCACCGCCGTCGACGGCACCTTCACCGCCGGCGACCCGGTCGACCTGGTCGACGCGGCGGGTGCGCCGGTGGCCCGTGGGCTGGTCAACTACGACGCGGTGGAGTTGCCGACGCTGCTGGGCCGGTCCACCGGCGAGCTGGCCGCGGCGCTGGGGCCAGGATACGAGCGGGAGGTCGTGCACCGTGACGACCTGGTGCTCCTATGA
- a CDS encoding MGMT family protein, whose translation MTPQEYVEEVLALVERIPPGKVMSYGAVADALSERSRRCSARLVGNIMARHGSAVPWHRVVTSAGRLPPGHEERARALLRAEGCPLRADGVFVDMKAAAWYPPQYGG comes from the coding sequence GTGACCCCGCAGGAGTACGTGGAGGAAGTGCTGGCGCTCGTCGAACGCATCCCACCTGGGAAGGTCATGTCGTACGGCGCGGTCGCCGACGCGCTTTCTGAGCGCAGTCGGCGTTGTTCTGCCCGCCTGGTCGGGAACATCATGGCGCGGCACGGCTCTGCCGTCCCCTGGCACCGGGTGGTGACGTCGGCCGGCCGGCTGCCGCCGGGACATGAGGAGCGCGCTCGGGCTTTGTTGCGTGCCGAGGGTTGCCCGTTGCGCGCCGACGGCGTTTTCGTCGACATGAAGGCCGCCGCCTGGTACCCGCCGCAGTACGGCGGGTGA
- a CDS encoding GntR family transcriptional regulator yields MPPRYRYEQIADELEERIRAGEFPPGSRLPSRRELTEYYDVTEPVIDRAMQNLRVKGLTETLPGVGVFVAEPK; encoded by the coding sequence TTGCCACCGCGTTACCGATACGAGCAGATTGCCGACGAGCTGGAAGAACGTATCCGGGCGGGAGAGTTCCCGCCCGGGTCGAGGCTGCCCAGCAGACGGGAGCTGACCGAGTACTACGACGTGACCGAGCCTGTCATCGACCGCGCGATGCAGAACCTGCGGGTGAAGGGCCTCACCGAGACTCTTCCCGGCGTTGGCGTCTTCGTCGCCGAACCGAAGTGA